In Bos indicus x Bos taurus breed Angus x Brahman F1 hybrid chromosome 1, Bos_hybrid_MaternalHap_v2.0, whole genome shotgun sequence, a single window of DNA contains:
- the ZBTB38 gene encoding zinc finger and BTB domain-containing protein 38, whose protein sequence is MTVMSLSRDLKDNLHSDTVLSILNEQRIRGILCDVTIIVEDTKFKAHSNVLAASSLYFKNIFWSHTICISSHVLELDDLKAEVFTEILNYIYSSTVVVKRQETVTDLAAAGKKLGISFLEDLTDRNFSNSPGPYVFCITEKGVVKEEKNEKRHEEPAITNGPRITNAFSIIETENSNNMFSPLDLRASFKKVSDSMRNTSLCLERTDVCHEVEPVRTLAEHSYAVSAVSSVAEAYRSQPAREQDSSSPAKTGKENSEAVAAKPKTCRKPKTLSVPQESDSTPENIPPPPASNLEVRQEESPQPAAVLSLSKSPSHNEGEVQFPRAEGNKSSDVPGPPAAEVPPLVYNCSCCSKSFESSTLLSAHMQLHKPTQEPLVCKHCNKQFSTLNRLDRHEQICMRSSHMPVPGGNQRFLENYPTIGQNGSSFTGPEPLLAENRIGDFSSPGSTLPETEHIVKFVNGQMLYSCVVCKRSYVTLSSLRRHANVHSWRRTYPCHYCNKVFALAEYRTRHEIWHTGERRYQCIFCLETFMTYYILKNHQKSFHAIDHRLSISKKTANGGLKPSVYPYKLYRLLPMKCKRAPYKSYRHSSYENARENSQLNEPAPGPYVIQNPHSSELPTLNFQDSVNTLTNSPAIPLETPARQDVPTSASMQNAEGTKWGERGELKVDLDNNFYSTEVSVSSTENAVSSDPRAGDVPVLAVSNGSENSTSVISYSGSAPSVIVHSSQFSSVIMHSNAIAAMTSRNPRGAPSDQTVSQTPKEDGKPAEPDKVGRAVSRPKSMKEKKKAGPCSRGEVPEESKFTADPGGSLGKTTNTIKETSKIETYIAKPALPGTSTNSNVAPLCQITVKIGNEAIVKRHILGSKLFYKRGRRPKYQTPEETLPQESDQEANGDNPLGLCQSECMEMSEMFDDASDQDSTDKPWRPYYNYKPKKKSRQLRKMRKANWRKEHENRSPSSKCRYPADLDCAVVGKAPQEKAFEEEENKEMPKLQCELCDDGDKASGAGSQGRPHRHLTARPYACELCAKQFQSPSTLKMHMRCHTGEKPYQCKTCGRCFSVHGNLQKHERIHLGVKEFVCQYCNKAFTLNETLKIHERIHTGEKRYHCQFCFQSFLYLSTKRNHEQRHIREHNGKGYACFQCPKICKTAAALGMHQKKHLFKSPSQQEKTEGDMGHENSSPLENPHFIDSEGTEQKDNVQTVVDNVL, encoded by the coding sequence aTGACAGTCATGTCCCTTTCCAGGGACCTCAAGGACAACTTACACAGCGACACAGTGCTCTCCATCTTAAACGAGCAGCGCATTCGGGGCATTTTGTGTGATGTCACTATCATTGTGGAAGACACCAAGTTTAAAGCCCACAGCAATGTCCTGGCTGCTTCAAGCCTTTATTTCAAAAACATCTTTTGGAGCCATACCATCTGTATTTCCAGCCACGTCCTGGAGCTGGACGATCTCAAAGCTGAAGTGTTTACAGAAATCCTCAATTATATCTACAGCTCCACAGTCGTCGTCAAGAGACAGGAAACTGTCACTGATCTCGCAGCTGCTGGGAAAAAGCTGGGAATATCCTTCTTGGAAGATCTTACTGATCGCAACTTCTCCAATTCCCCGGGTCCCTATGTATTCTGCATTACTGAGAAGGGAGtggttaaggaagaaaaaaatgaaaaaaggcatgAAGAACCAGCCATCACTAATGGGCCAAGGATCACAAATGCATTTTCCATCATCGAAACAGAAAACAGTAATAACATGTTCTCCCCTCTGGACTTGAGAGCAAGTTTCAAAAAGGTCTCCGACTCCATGAGGAACACCAGCCTCTGCCTGGAGAGGACTGACGTCTGCCACGAGGTGGAGCCCGTGCGCACCCTCGCCGAGCACTCCTACGCCGTGTCTGCCGTGTCTTCCGTGGCTGAGGCTTACAGAAGTCAGCCTGCCCGGGAACAGGACAGCAGCTCACCTGCGAAAACAGGGAAGGAGAACTCTGAAGCTGTTGCAGCAAAACCGAAAACATGCCGAAAGCCAAAGACACTCTCCGTACCCCAGGAATCAGATTCCACTCCAGAAAATATACCACCCCCTCCAGCAAGCAACTTGGAGGTGCGTCAAGAAGAAAGTCCGCAGCCAGCTGCAGTTCTTTCCCTTTCAAAATCCCCCAGCCACAACGAAGGAGAGGTCCAATTTCCCAGGGCGGAGGGAAATAAATCCTCTGATGTCCCTGGGCCGCCAGCCGCCGAGGTGCCGCCTCTCGTTTACAACTGCAGCTGTTGTTCCAAATCTTTCGAGAGCAGCACTTTGCTCAGCGCCCACATGCAGCTTCACAAGCCGACCCAGGAGCCCTTGGTGTGCAAGCACTGCAACAAGCAGTTCAGCACCCTCAACAGGCTGGATCGGCATGAGCAGATCTGCATGAGGTCCAGCCACATGCCCGTTCCTGGAGGGAATCAGCGCTTCTTAGAAAACTATCCCACCATCGGGCAGAATGGAAGTTCATTCACAGGTCCAGAACCTTTATTAGCTGAGAATAGGATTGGTGACTTTTCCAGTCCCGGGAGTACGCTGCCAGAAACAGAACACATAGTTAAATTTGTTAATGGGCAAATGCTCTACAGCTGCGTGGTGTGCAAACGCAGTTATGTGACTTTATCCAGCCTCCGAAGACATGCAAATGTTcactcctggaggagaacatatCCTTGCCATTACTGCAACAAAGTGTTTGCCTTGGCTGAGTACAGGACAAGACACGAGATTTGGCACACAGGGGAAAGGCGGTATCAGTGCATTTTCTGCCTGGAGACATTCATGACCTACTATATACTCAAAAACCACCAGAAGTCTTTCCATGCCATCGATCACAGACTTTCCATCAGTAAGAAAACAGCAAATGGAGGCTTGAAGCCTAGTGTCTATCCATATAAACTTTACAGGCTCCTGCCCATGAAATGCAAGAGGGCTCCTTACAAGAGCTACCGACATTCTTCCTATGAAAATGCTCGAGAAAACAGTCAGCTAAATGAGCCTGCACCTGGTCCCTATGTTATTCAGAATCCACACAGCTCTGAATTACCTACTCTGAATTTCCAGGACAGTGTAAACACCTTGACCAACAGTCCAGCCATCCCATTGGAAACACCAGCACGTCAGGACGTGCCCACTTCGGCCAGTATGCAAAACGCAGAAGGTACCAAATGGGGTGAGAGGGGAGAGTTAAAAGTGGATCTGGACAATAACTTTTATTCCACAGAGGTGTCGGTTTCTTCCACTGAAAACGCTGTCAGTTCGGACCCCCGAGCAGGGGATGTGCCAGTTTTGGCTGTGAGTAACGGCAGTGAGAACTCCACCTCTGTGATCAGCTACAGTGGCTCAGCCCCCTCGGTCATCGTGCACAGCAGCCAGTTTTCATCGGTGATAATGCACAGCAATGCCATTGCTGCCATGACCAGCCGCAACCCCAGAGGAGCTCCTTCAGACCAGACTGTCAGTCAGACCCCAAAAGAGGATGGCAAGCCCGCCGAGCCAGACAAAGTTGGGAGGGCCGTCAGCAGACCCAAGAgcatgaaggagaaaaagaaagccgGCCCGTGTAGCAGGGGAGAAGTACCAGAGGAGTCCAAATTCACTGCTGATCCTGGAGGCTCACTGGGCAAAACTACAAATACCATTAAAGAAACGAGTAAAATTGAAACCTACATCGCAAAGCCCGCTCTCCCTGGAACCTCCACAAACAGCAACGTCGCACCCCTTTGTCAAATAACGGTGAAAATCGGAAATGAAGCCATTGTGAAGAGGCACATCCTCGGCTCTAAACTGTTCTATAAGAGAGGGCGGAGACCCAAGTATCAAACGCCGGAGGAGACGCTGCCCCAGGAGAGCGACCAGGAAGCCAACGGGGACAACCCTCTCGGGCTCTGCCAGTCCGAGTGCATGGAGATGAGCGAGATGTTTGACGATGCCAGTGACCAGGATTCCACGGACAAACCGTGGCGCCCGTACTACAACTACAAACCCAAGAAGAAATCCAGACAGTTGAGAAAAATGAGGAAGGCCAACTGGAGGAAGGAGCATGAAAACAGGAGCCCGAGCAGTAAGTGTAGATACCCGGCCGACCTGGACTGTGCAGTGGTGGGCAAGGCTCCGCAGGAGAAGGCCTTCgaggaagaggaaaacaaagagatGCCTAAGCTGCAGTGTGAACTCTGCGACGACGGAGACAAAGCCTCAGGGGCCGGGAGCCAAGGGAGGCCCCACCGGCATCTCACGGCCCGGCCTTACGCATGTGAGCTCTGTGCCAAGCAGTTTCAGAGCCCCTCCACCCTCAAAATGCACATGCGGTGCCACACGGGAGAGAAGCCATACCAGTGCAAGACCTGCGGCCGGTGCTTCTCCGTGCACGGCAACCTCCAGAAGCATGAGCGCATCCACCTGGGCGTGAAGGAGTTCGTCTGTCAGTACTGCAACAAGGCCTTCACTTTGAACGAGACCCTCAAAATCCACGAAAGGATCCACACGGGAGAAAAACGATACCACTGTCAGTTCTGCTTTCAGAGTTTTTTGTATCTGTCCACGAAAAGGAATCACGAGCAGAGGCATATCAGGGAGCATAACGGGAAGGGCTATGCCTGCTTCCAGTGCCCCAAAATTTGCAAAACAGCTGCTGCTCTGGGAATGCACCAGAAGAAACACTTGTTCAAAAGCCCCAGTCAGCAGGAGAAAACGGAAGGTGACATGGGCCACGAAAACTCCAGtcccctggagaatccacatTTCATTGATTCGGAAGGTACTGAGCAAAAGGATAATGTACAAACCGTTGTTGATAATGTCCTTTGA